A section of the Asticcacaulis sp. EMRT-3 genome encodes:
- a CDS encoding UxaA family hydrolase has protein sequence MSTDYPAFPVFDGYLRRDGRKGIRNIIVVGYLVECAHHVARRIVEMPGHDDVHLIGFPGCYPNSYAYRMMEALTTHPNVGGVVLVSLGCEGFNREDLKHHIAASGRPVETFVIQQSGGTRATIQAGVAAVERIRAQAAQTPRVAMDVSELVIGTICGGSDGTSGITANPAVGRAFDTLGAAGAACIFEETGELVGCETIMASRAITPELGAELMRSVQKAEAYYTVMGYGSFAPGNAEGGLTTQEEKSMGAYSKSGSAPIVGILKPGDLPPSGGLYLMDVVPDGEPRFGFPNISDNAEIVELIACGAHLTIFTTGRGSVVGSAISPVIKVCANPETYRRLSDDMDIDAGRIMEGRATLDQVGAEITDLVMRVAAGARTVSEEMGHQEFILTYKTFEPVGPACLPLRG, from the coding sequence ATGTCCACTGACTATCCCGCGTTTCCGGTTTTCGACGGCTATCTGCGCCGCGATGGCCGGAAGGGAATCCGCAATATCATCGTCGTCGGCTATCTGGTCGAATGTGCCCATCATGTGGCGCGCCGTATCGTCGAAATGCCGGGCCACGATGATGTGCATCTGATCGGCTTTCCCGGCTGCTATCCCAATTCTTACGCCTACCGCATGATGGAGGCCCTGACCACGCACCCCAATGTCGGCGGGGTTGTGCTGGTCAGTCTGGGCTGCGAAGGCTTCAACCGCGAAGACCTGAAGCACCATATCGCGGCGTCGGGGCGGCCGGTCGAAACCTTCGTCATCCAGCAAAGCGGCGGCACGCGCGCCACGATTCAGGCAGGCGTGGCGGCAGTAGAACGCATCCGCGCTCAGGCAGCGCAAACCCCGCGCGTGGCAATGGATGTCAGCGAACTGGTCATCGGCACGATCTGCGGCGGTTCGGACGGCACATCGGGCATCACCGCCAATCCGGCGGTCGGGCGCGCCTTCGACACGCTGGGCGCGGCGGGCGCGGCCTGTATTTTTGAGGAAACCGGTGAGCTGGTCGGCTGCGAAACCATCATGGCCTCGCGCGCCATCACGCCCGAACTGGGCGCGGAACTGATGCGCAGCGTGCAGAAGGCCGAGGCCTATTATACGGTGATGGGCTATGGTTCCTTCGCACCCGGCAATGCCGAGGGCGGCCTGACCACCCAGGAAGAAAAATCGATGGGGGCCTATTCCAAATCAGGCTCGGCGCCGATTGTCGGCATCCTCAAACCCGGTGATCTGCCGCCTTCGGGCGGGCTGTACCTGATGGATGTGGTGCCTGATGGCGAGCCGCGCTTCGGCTTTCCCAACATATCCGACAATGCCGAGATCGTTGAGCTGATCGCCTGCGGGGCGCACCTGACCATCTTCACCACTGGACGCGGCAGCGTGGTCGGTTCGGCCATTTCGCCGGTCATCAAGGTGTGCGCCAATCCCGAAACCTATCGCCGCCTGTCCGACGACATGGACATCGACGCCGGACGGATCATGGAAGGCCGCGCCACGCTCGATCAGGTCGGGGCCGAGATTACCGATCTGGTCATGCGCGTCGCCGCCGGTGCGCGCACGGTATCCGAAGAGATGGGCCATCAGGAATTCATCCTGACCTACAAGACCTTCGAACCGGTCGGCCCGGCTTGCCTGCCCCTGCGCGGGTAA
- a CDS encoding SDR family oxidoreductase, which yields MGRLTGKTALITAAGQGIGRATAEAFLREGARVIATDINPATLDLDGAQCLPLDVTNADAVKAIAAEFPEVDVLYNCAGCVHAGTILECDEDAWAFSLNLNVTAMYRMIRAFLPSMLANKGGSIINMSSIASSVKGIPNRFAYGATKAAVIGLTKSVAADFVTKGIRCNAICPGTVETPSLLQRLRDTGDFDKAYAEFTARQAMGRFGRVEELAALAVYLASDESSFTTGQAHIIDGGWVN from the coding sequence ATGGGTCGTCTGACCGGCAAAACCGCTCTGATCACCGCCGCCGGGCAAGGCATTGGCCGCGCCACCGCCGAAGCCTTCCTGCGCGAAGGCGCGCGCGTCATCGCCACCGACATCAATCCGGCCACGCTTGATCTTGACGGCGCGCAATGCCTTCCGCTCGACGTGACCAATGCCGATGCCGTCAAGGCCATCGCCGCCGAATTTCCGGAAGTGGATGTGCTGTATAATTGTGCGGGCTGCGTCCATGCCGGTACGATTCTGGAGTGCGACGAAGACGCCTGGGCCTTTTCGCTCAATCTCAATGTGACGGCCATGTACCGCATGATCCGCGCCTTCCTGCCGTCCATGCTGGCCAATAAAGGCGGCTCGATCATCAATATGTCGTCAATCGCCTCGTCGGTGAAGGGCATTCCCAACCGTTTTGCCTATGGCGCCACCAAGGCCGCCGTCATCGGCCTGACCAAGTCGGTGGCCGCTGATTTCGTGACGAAAGGCATACGCTGCAACGCCATCTGCCCCGGCACGGTCGAGACGCCGTCCCTGCTGCAACGCCTGCGCGATACCGGCGATTTCGACAAGGCTTACGCAGAATTCACGGCGCGGCAGGCGATGGGACGCTTTGGTCGCGTCGAAGAGCTGGCGGCGCTGGCCGTCTATCTGGCGTCGGATGAATCGAGCTTCACCACCGGTCAGGCACATATTATCGACGGCGGCTGGGTGAATTAG
- a CDS encoding IclR family transcriptional regulator: MPETEKTSGKYRAPALEKGLDVLELLASAKTPMTLSQISARLTRSVSELFRMVQVLEARGYVGLSPAGDGFELTNKLFSLGISRGPSQNLLASALPLMQALSEDTRQACHLAIVSDDRMVVIARVEAPGDLGFSVRIGYQRPLAHSTSGLVIYAFQKPKIREQWRAFLRPGLTQEEWAVFETQSERALAQGHFTAKSEYIDGIIDLSCPIANDAGVIAALTMPYIHVHDGLTQSEALARLKATGQLLSKALGG, translated from the coding sequence ATGCCCGAAACTGAAAAAACATCCGGTAAGTACCGCGCGCCCGCCCTCGAAAAAGGGCTGGATGTCCTCGAACTGCTGGCCAGCGCCAAGACGCCGATGACCCTGTCGCAGATCAGCGCCCGACTGACGCGCTCGGTCAGCGAACTGTTCCGCATGGTGCAGGTGCTGGAGGCGCGCGGCTATGTCGGCCTGTCGCCCGCCGGCGATGGGTTTGAGCTGACCAACAAACTGTTTTCACTGGGAATTTCTCGCGGCCCCAGCCAGAACCTGCTGGCCAGCGCCCTGCCCCTGATGCAGGCTTTGAGCGAAGACACGCGCCAGGCCTGCCATCTGGCCATCGTTTCCGACGACCGCATGGTGGTGATCGCCCGCGTTGAAGCGCCCGGCGATCTCGGCTTTTCGGTGCGTATCGGTTATCAGCGGCCGCTGGCCCACTCCACGTCCGGCCTTGTCATCTACGCCTTCCAGAAGCCGAAGATCCGCGAACAGTGGCGCGCCTTCCTGCGCCCTGGCCTGACGCAGGAGGAATGGGCGGTGTTTGAAACCCAGTCCGAACGCGCCCTGGCTCAGGGTCATTTCACGGCGAAAAGCGAATATATCGACGGCATTATCGATCTTTCGTGCCCGATTGCCAATGATGCCGGGGTCATTGCCGCCCTGACCATGCCCTATATCCACGTCCATGACGGACTTACCCAGAGCGAGGCTCTGGCCAGACTGAAGGCCACCGGCCAGCTCTTGAGCAAGGCCCTCGGCGGATGA
- a CDS encoding UxaA family hydrolase: MSNGAHLSPFILLHADDNVLVCRESAPAGAAFIIDGEKVSLSEAITVGHKIARRDLNPGDKVIKYGAPIGSMTAPALRGAHVHMHNMQSDYLSSHTREATGHVH; the protein is encoded by the coding sequence ATGAGTAACGGCGCACACCTAAGCCCCTTCATCCTGCTCCATGCCGACGACAATGTGCTGGTCTGCCGGGAAAGCGCGCCTGCCGGTGCGGCCTTCATAATTGATGGCGAAAAGGTGAGCTTAAGCGAAGCTATTACGGTCGGTCACAAGATCGCCCGCCGTGATCTCAATCCCGGCGACAAGGTGATCAAATACGGTGCGCCGATCGGCTCAATGACCGCCCCTGCCTTACGCGGCGCGCATGTTCACATGCACAATATGCAAAGCGATTATCTGTCTTCCCATACCCGAGAGGCCACAGGCCATGTCCACTGA